CCAGGATCCGCTCGCGAAAGTCTGGATCACTGTTGGCCAGTCCCAACAATTGCCAGTACTCTTGCCGAGTCAGGCCAGCGTCGGTAATTAGGGCAAAGGCTTCCGATTGAATATCCCGCTGAATTTGTAGAGATTCAGAGTCGGTTTCAGCCTGCTGCAATTCACCTTCGCGGCGTTCGACCAACTCAACCACTTGCAGATAGGCGGTGACGAATTGGCTAACCTTCTCGGAAGGAATATCGCTGACATCAAGGCTGACATCAGGTTCTGCCATCTGATCTGCCTGCTCGGGGGGAGAGTCAACAGGAGCCGCCACCCCTGCCGAAGGAGCTACTCCTACCCCTGCCAACAGGGCTGCCAAGATCAAGG
This portion of the Halomicronema hongdechloris C2206 genome encodes:
- a CDS encoding DUF4168 domain-containing protein; amino-acid sequence: MPLLFQSVPQILVQLYGSVGRTLIPLILAALLAGVGVAPSAGVAAPVDSPPEQADQMAEPDVSLDVSDIPSEKVSQFVTAYLQVVELVERREGELQQAETDSESLQIQRDIQSEAFALITDAGLTRQEYWQLLGLANSDPDFRERILAQLEEATQ